The Athene noctua chromosome 3, bAthNoc1.hap1.1, whole genome shotgun sequence genome includes a region encoding these proteins:
- the TOM1 gene encoding target of Myb1 membrane trafficking protein isoform X4 gives MLALTVLETCVKNCGHRFHVLVSTQDFVEGVLVRTILPKNNPPAIVHDKVLTLIQSWADAFRSSPDLTGVVAVYEDLRRKGLEFPMTDLDMLSPIHTPQRSVYSSNSQSGQNLPAVNSPQQIESILHPVTLPTGKGTSSDAPITPTPEQIGKLRSELEVVNGNMKVMSEMLTELLPSQAEPSDLELLQELNRTCRAMQQRVLELIPRVLHEQLTEELLLINDNLNNVFLRHERFERLRTGQPVKAPNEAENSLIDLRPGTPSAVRQPEVTNNLSSQLAGMNLGSSSVSAGLHSLDTSGKLEEEFDMFALTRGSSLAEQRREVKYEDPQASKGLAGALGARQQNTGTVPVPQASFMEDIEKWLSTDVGESEDAKGVTSEEFDKFLEERAKVADRLPTLSSSSAGTSISPPAASHHRKQAKEDDAMFAL, from the exons ATGCTGGCTCTGACG GTCCTGGAGACATGTGTCAAAAACTGTGGCCATCGCTTCCATGTCCTTGTATCCACCCAGGACTTTGTAGAAGGTGTCCTGGTGAGAACAATCCTGCCGAAGAACAATCCACCTGCCATAGTGCATGACAAGGTGCTGACCCTCATCCAG TCCTGGGCAGACGCCTTCCGCAGCTCACCGGACTTGACTGGTGTCGTCGCTGTCTATGAAGACCTGAGACGAAAGGGCCTGGAGTTCCCCATGACTGATCTGGACATGCTGTCACCCATCCACACACCACAGAGG TCTGTGTATAGCTCCAACTCCCAATCTGGACAAAACTTACCTGCAGTCAACTCCCCTCAGCAGATAGAGTCCATCCTCCACCCTGTCACCCTGCCCACCGGGAAAGGCACATCCAGTGACGCACCCATCacacccacaccagagcag ATTGGAAAGCTGCGCAGTGAGCTGGAAGTGGTGAATGGGAACATGAAGGTCATGTCGGAGATGTTGACAGAGCTGCTGCCGTCTCAGGCTGAGCCTTCCGACCTGGAGCTGCTGCAA GAGCTGAATCGGACATGCAGAGCCATGCAGCAACGTGTGCTGGAGCTGATTCCCCGTGTCCTCCATGAGCAACTCACCGAGGAACTGCTCCTTATCAATGATAACCTCAACAACGTGTTTCTGCGCCATGAAAG GTTTGAGCGTCTTCGGACAGGACAGCCTGTTAAG gcaCCAAATGAGGCAGAGAACAGCTTGATTGACCTGAGACCCGGTACTCCTTCTGCAGTGAGACAGCCTGAAGTCACCAACAACCTCTCCTCTCAGCTGGCTGGAATGA ACCTTGGCTCAAGCAGCGTAAGCGCGGGGCTGCACTCCCTCGACACCTCTGGCAAGCTGGAAGAAGAGTTTGACATGTTTGCCCTGACCCGTGGCAGCTCGCTGGCTGAGCAGCGTAGAGA GGTGAAGTACGAAGATCCCCAAGCCTCCAAAGGACTCGCTGGCGCCCTCGGTGCCCGGCAGCAGAACACAGGAACG GTGCCAGTTCCCCAAGCCAGTTTCATGGAAGACATAGAAAAGTGGCTTTCCACTGATGTG GGAGAGTCAGAGGATGCAAAAGGTGTCACCAGTGAAG AGTTTGACAAGTTTCTGGAAGAGCGAGCAAAAGTTGCGGACAGGCTCCCCACTTtgtccagctcctcagcagggaCGTCCATCTCCCCTCCTGCTGCCAGTCATCATAGGAAGCAAGCAAAGGAAGATGATGCTATGTTTGCCTTGTGA
- the TOM1 gene encoding target of Myb1 membrane trafficking protein isoform X2, whose amino-acid sequence MDFLLGNPFSSPVGQRIERATDGSLRSEDWALNMEICDIINETEEGPKDAFRAIKKRIVGNKNFHEVMLALTDFVEGVLVRTILPKNNPPAIVHDKVLTLIQSWADAFRSSPDLTGVVAVYEDLRRKGLEFPMTDLDMLSPIHTPQRSVYSSNSQSGQNLPAVNSPQQIESILHPVTLPTGKGTSSDAPITPTPEQIGKLRSELEVVNGNMKVMSEMLTELLPSQAEPSDLELLQELNRTCRAMQQRVLELIPRVLHEQLTEELLLINDNLNNVFLRHERFERLRTGQPVKAPNEAENSLIDLRPGTPSAVRQPEVTNNLSSQLAGMNLGSSSVSAGLHSLDTSGKLEEEFDMFALTRGSSLAEQRREVKYEDPQASKGLAGALGARQQNTGTVPVPQASFMEDIEKWLSTDVGESEDAKGVTSEEFDKFLEERAKVADRLPTLSSSSAGTSISPPAASHHRKQAKEDDAMFAL is encoded by the exons ATGGACTTTCTCCTGGGGAACCCCTTCAGCTCCCCCGTGGGGCAGCGCATCG AGAGAGCTACCGATGGGTCCCTGCGGAGCGAGGACTGGGCTCTCAACATGGAGATCTGCGACATCATTAATGAGACTGAAGAAGG ACCTAAAGATGCCTTCCGAGCCATTAAGAAGAGAATTGTGGGCAATAAGAACTTCCATGAAGTTATGCTGGCTCTGACG GACTTTGTAGAAGGTGTCCTGGTGAGAACAATCCTGCCGAAGAACAATCCACCTGCCATAGTGCATGACAAGGTGCTGACCCTCATCCAG TCCTGGGCAGACGCCTTCCGCAGCTCACCGGACTTGACTGGTGTCGTCGCTGTCTATGAAGACCTGAGACGAAAGGGCCTGGAGTTCCCCATGACTGATCTGGACATGCTGTCACCCATCCACACACCACAGAGG TCTGTGTATAGCTCCAACTCCCAATCTGGACAAAACTTACCTGCAGTCAACTCCCCTCAGCAGATAGAGTCCATCCTCCACCCTGTCACCCTGCCCACCGGGAAAGGCACATCCAGTGACGCACCCATCacacccacaccagagcag ATTGGAAAGCTGCGCAGTGAGCTGGAAGTGGTGAATGGGAACATGAAGGTCATGTCGGAGATGTTGACAGAGCTGCTGCCGTCTCAGGCTGAGCCTTCCGACCTGGAGCTGCTGCAA GAGCTGAATCGGACATGCAGAGCCATGCAGCAACGTGTGCTGGAGCTGATTCCCCGTGTCCTCCATGAGCAACTCACCGAGGAACTGCTCCTTATCAATGATAACCTCAACAACGTGTTTCTGCGCCATGAAAG GTTTGAGCGTCTTCGGACAGGACAGCCTGTTAAG gcaCCAAATGAGGCAGAGAACAGCTTGATTGACCTGAGACCCGGTACTCCTTCTGCAGTGAGACAGCCTGAAGTCACCAACAACCTCTCCTCTCAGCTGGCTGGAATGA ACCTTGGCTCAAGCAGCGTAAGCGCGGGGCTGCACTCCCTCGACACCTCTGGCAAGCTGGAAGAAGAGTTTGACATGTTTGCCCTGACCCGTGGCAGCTCGCTGGCTGAGCAGCGTAGAGA GGTGAAGTACGAAGATCCCCAAGCCTCCAAAGGACTCGCTGGCGCCCTCGGTGCCCGGCAGCAGAACACAGGAACG GTGCCAGTTCCCCAAGCCAGTTTCATGGAAGACATAGAAAAGTGGCTTTCCACTGATGTG GGAGAGTCAGAGGATGCAAAAGGTGTCACCAGTGAAG AGTTTGACAAGTTTCTGGAAGAGCGAGCAAAAGTTGCGGACAGGCTCCCCACTTtgtccagctcctcagcagggaCGTCCATCTCCCCTCCTGCTGCCAGTCATCATAGGAAGCAAGCAAAGGAAGATGATGCTATGTTTGCCTTGTGA
- the TOM1 gene encoding target of Myb1 membrane trafficking protein isoform X1, translated as MDFLLGNPFSSPVGQRIERATDGSLRSEDWALNMEICDIINETEEGPKDAFRAIKKRIVGNKNFHEVMLALTVLETCVKNCGHRFHVLVSTQDFVEGVLVRTILPKNNPPAIVHDKVLTLIQSWADAFRSSPDLTGVVAVYEDLRRKGLEFPMTDLDMLSPIHTPQRSVYSSNSQSGQNLPAVNSPQQIESILHPVTLPTGKGTSSDAPITPTPEQIGKLRSELEVVNGNMKVMSEMLTELLPSQAEPSDLELLQELNRTCRAMQQRVLELIPRVLHEQLTEELLLINDNLNNVFLRHERFERLRTGQPVKAPNEAENSLIDLRPGTPSAVRQPEVTNNLSSQLAGMNLGSSSVSAGLHSLDTSGKLEEEFDMFALTRGSSLAEQRREVKYEDPQASKGLAGALGARQQNTGTVPVPQASFMEDIEKWLSTDVGESEDAKGVTSEEFDKFLEERAKVADRLPTLSSSSAGTSISPPAASHHRKQAKEDDAMFAL; from the exons ATGGACTTTCTCCTGGGGAACCCCTTCAGCTCCCCCGTGGGGCAGCGCATCG AGAGAGCTACCGATGGGTCCCTGCGGAGCGAGGACTGGGCTCTCAACATGGAGATCTGCGACATCATTAATGAGACTGAAGAAGG ACCTAAAGATGCCTTCCGAGCCATTAAGAAGAGAATTGTGGGCAATAAGAACTTCCATGAAGTTATGCTGGCTCTGACG GTCCTGGAGACATGTGTCAAAAACTGTGGCCATCGCTTCCATGTCCTTGTATCCACCCAGGACTTTGTAGAAGGTGTCCTGGTGAGAACAATCCTGCCGAAGAACAATCCACCTGCCATAGTGCATGACAAGGTGCTGACCCTCATCCAG TCCTGGGCAGACGCCTTCCGCAGCTCACCGGACTTGACTGGTGTCGTCGCTGTCTATGAAGACCTGAGACGAAAGGGCCTGGAGTTCCCCATGACTGATCTGGACATGCTGTCACCCATCCACACACCACAGAGG TCTGTGTATAGCTCCAACTCCCAATCTGGACAAAACTTACCTGCAGTCAACTCCCCTCAGCAGATAGAGTCCATCCTCCACCCTGTCACCCTGCCCACCGGGAAAGGCACATCCAGTGACGCACCCATCacacccacaccagagcag ATTGGAAAGCTGCGCAGTGAGCTGGAAGTGGTGAATGGGAACATGAAGGTCATGTCGGAGATGTTGACAGAGCTGCTGCCGTCTCAGGCTGAGCCTTCCGACCTGGAGCTGCTGCAA GAGCTGAATCGGACATGCAGAGCCATGCAGCAACGTGTGCTGGAGCTGATTCCCCGTGTCCTCCATGAGCAACTCACCGAGGAACTGCTCCTTATCAATGATAACCTCAACAACGTGTTTCTGCGCCATGAAAG GTTTGAGCGTCTTCGGACAGGACAGCCTGTTAAG gcaCCAAATGAGGCAGAGAACAGCTTGATTGACCTGAGACCCGGTACTCCTTCTGCAGTGAGACAGCCTGAAGTCACCAACAACCTCTCCTCTCAGCTGGCTGGAATGA ACCTTGGCTCAAGCAGCGTAAGCGCGGGGCTGCACTCCCTCGACACCTCTGGCAAGCTGGAAGAAGAGTTTGACATGTTTGCCCTGACCCGTGGCAGCTCGCTGGCTGAGCAGCGTAGAGA GGTGAAGTACGAAGATCCCCAAGCCTCCAAAGGACTCGCTGGCGCCCTCGGTGCCCGGCAGCAGAACACAGGAACG GTGCCAGTTCCCCAAGCCAGTTTCATGGAAGACATAGAAAAGTGGCTTTCCACTGATGTG GGAGAGTCAGAGGATGCAAAAGGTGTCACCAGTGAAG AGTTTGACAAGTTTCTGGAAGAGCGAGCAAAAGTTGCGGACAGGCTCCCCACTTtgtccagctcctcagcagggaCGTCCATCTCCCCTCCTGCTGCCAGTCATCATAGGAAGCAAGCAAAGGAAGATGATGCTATGTTTGCCTTGTGA
- the TOM1 gene encoding target of Myb1 membrane trafficking protein isoform X3, whose translation MDFLLGNPFSSPVGQRIERATDGSLRSEDWALNMEICDIINETEEGPKDAFRAIKKRIVGNKNFHEVMLALTVLETCVKNCGHRFHVLVSTQDFVEGVLVRTILPKNNPPAIVHDKVLTLIQSVYSSNSQSGQNLPAVNSPQQIESILHPVTLPTGKGTSSDAPITPTPEQIGKLRSELEVVNGNMKVMSEMLTELLPSQAEPSDLELLQELNRTCRAMQQRVLELIPRVLHEQLTEELLLINDNLNNVFLRHERFERLRTGQPVKAPNEAENSLIDLRPGTPSAVRQPEVTNNLSSQLAGMNLGSSSVSAGLHSLDTSGKLEEEFDMFALTRGSSLAEQRREVKYEDPQASKGLAGALGARQQNTGTVPVPQASFMEDIEKWLSTDVGESEDAKGVTSEEFDKFLEERAKVADRLPTLSSSSAGTSISPPAASHHRKQAKEDDAMFAL comes from the exons ATGGACTTTCTCCTGGGGAACCCCTTCAGCTCCCCCGTGGGGCAGCGCATCG AGAGAGCTACCGATGGGTCCCTGCGGAGCGAGGACTGGGCTCTCAACATGGAGATCTGCGACATCATTAATGAGACTGAAGAAGG ACCTAAAGATGCCTTCCGAGCCATTAAGAAGAGAATTGTGGGCAATAAGAACTTCCATGAAGTTATGCTGGCTCTGACG GTCCTGGAGACATGTGTCAAAAACTGTGGCCATCGCTTCCATGTCCTTGTATCCACCCAGGACTTTGTAGAAGGTGTCCTGGTGAGAACAATCCTGCCGAAGAACAATCCACCTGCCATAGTGCATGACAAGGTGCTGACCCTCATCCAG TCTGTGTATAGCTCCAACTCCCAATCTGGACAAAACTTACCTGCAGTCAACTCCCCTCAGCAGATAGAGTCCATCCTCCACCCTGTCACCCTGCCCACCGGGAAAGGCACATCCAGTGACGCACCCATCacacccacaccagagcag ATTGGAAAGCTGCGCAGTGAGCTGGAAGTGGTGAATGGGAACATGAAGGTCATGTCGGAGATGTTGACAGAGCTGCTGCCGTCTCAGGCTGAGCCTTCCGACCTGGAGCTGCTGCAA GAGCTGAATCGGACATGCAGAGCCATGCAGCAACGTGTGCTGGAGCTGATTCCCCGTGTCCTCCATGAGCAACTCACCGAGGAACTGCTCCTTATCAATGATAACCTCAACAACGTGTTTCTGCGCCATGAAAG GTTTGAGCGTCTTCGGACAGGACAGCCTGTTAAG gcaCCAAATGAGGCAGAGAACAGCTTGATTGACCTGAGACCCGGTACTCCTTCTGCAGTGAGACAGCCTGAAGTCACCAACAACCTCTCCTCTCAGCTGGCTGGAATGA ACCTTGGCTCAAGCAGCGTAAGCGCGGGGCTGCACTCCCTCGACACCTCTGGCAAGCTGGAAGAAGAGTTTGACATGTTTGCCCTGACCCGTGGCAGCTCGCTGGCTGAGCAGCGTAGAGA GGTGAAGTACGAAGATCCCCAAGCCTCCAAAGGACTCGCTGGCGCCCTCGGTGCCCGGCAGCAGAACACAGGAACG GTGCCAGTTCCCCAAGCCAGTTTCATGGAAGACATAGAAAAGTGGCTTTCCACTGATGTG GGAGAGTCAGAGGATGCAAAAGGTGTCACCAGTGAAG AGTTTGACAAGTTTCTGGAAGAGCGAGCAAAAGTTGCGGACAGGCTCCCCACTTtgtccagctcctcagcagggaCGTCCATCTCCCCTCCTGCTGCCAGTCATCATAGGAAGCAAGCAAAGGAAGATGATGCTATGTTTGCCTTGTGA